ACCGGCATCTCATACGTAATCGCATGGTGACGGCCGGTCGCCGTCACCGGGCCGCGTCGCCGTCATCGGCCGCGTCGTCGTCATCGGCAGCGTCGGTGTCATCCGGTCGGGTGCCGTCTGGCCTCACCCCGCGTTCGGCCTGAACGACCAGGTTGCCTTACCCGTCCTGTCTACGGTGAGGCGGCAGGCGGGGCCGAAGGTGTGGGTTGTGGTGACGGAGACCGGTTGCGTTTTCATGGCAAAGGCGCTGATGCCGAAACCGTCGCCAAAGGACCCGGTTGCCGCGGGCTTGGTACGGTCGGCGCCTGCACCGGTAGGGCCGATCCGGGCTGACCATTCCACCAGAATATCGATGTCCGGTCCGCGGAAGTTTACGCGTTGTTTGGTGGCTGAGGGTGCGGACTCCGATCGATCCGCAGCCATTCCGGACGTTATCCCCTGCCCCAATACCGTGGCATCGTCCACACTCCGTTCTACGGGGCTGTCCAACTTCGTTGCAACATATCCATACACCCCCAACTCAGCCTCGAGCAAGTCCGCCTCATCGGGTGGCAGGGTCACGGTGACCGAGGTGATATCCCGAAAGAGCCGGTTGGGCAATTCGTCGCCGATGGCGGAACGGTAACGGGTCAGGAACCCGCTTCTGGCGATGCCGGCCGTACCCGCATCAGGCTTTTCCGGGGGAAGGTCCGGCGTCCAGCGGTTCAGGAACACGGGATCGTATTCCATCACCCAGGAGATCAACCGGGCACCGTCTTTCCGGGGTATATCGACCGTCCAGAACCAGGGGACGTCCTGGCCCCGGAACCTTCTCTTCCGCTTGAACAGCGTGATATCCCGTGTCAATTCCCTTTCCAGGCGGCCGGCGAGTTCCTCTGATCCGCCCTCCTGCTCTATGCCGAAAGCGAGGGCATCGCGGGGTGCCCATGAGGTCCTGTCCGGATTCATGAACTCGAAATAGGTATCGCGGCCGTAGTAGTACCGGCCGGTCCAGGACATGCCCGTGGCCTGGTCGTGGGTCGTCCGCTCTTCGGAACAGGCGAAGTGTTCGTTCAGAAACCCGGACGCGCCGATGGAATGGTAAGTGTCCGTGTCCAGAAAGATGAGCAAGTGGTTCAGATAGACAGGTCGCATGGTTCAGACGGGATACTGGGGATCATCGGCTGCCGAAAGATCCGCGGGGCTGTTCAACATGCCCCCGGCATCCGGAGGCACGACCTCGTGATCGACCAGGGGATCGCCCGTGGACGCCATCCAGCGGTCCAAACGGGCGCGCATGTCACGTAACACGCCCGCGGATTCGGGCCGGTCGGCCAGGTTGTTGGTTTCGGTCGGATCGAAAACGGTGTCATAGAGCCGTTCGCGCGGGACAACTCTGTCGCGCCAGCCCTGCTCGATCAGGGTCGACTTCGTGATCGATGCGTCGCAGTTCGTCATGACGGGAAGCTCGCGGCCGCCGTATCGCCGGATGTACTTCCAGCGGTGGGTCCGCACGGCCCGCTGGGGCTCGTAGGCCGCGTGGTAGTTCACCTCGGCAAAGACTTCTTCCCGGATTTCCGTGGATTCACCCTGTACCAGGGGATCCAGTGAAACGCCCTGCAGCCAGTGCGGCCGTTCGATTCCGGCCAGATCGCACAATGTCGGGAAAACGTCGATTTGGCTCACCATGCCATTGACGACCTTGCCGCCGCTGTATCCCGCGGGTCCGCGCATGATGAGCATGACGCCCATACCGTGGTCGGTGAGATGACACTTCATCATGGGGAAGGCGATACCATGATCGGTGGTACAGACGACCAGAGTATTATCCCGCCGCCCGTACCGGTCGATCGCCTCCAGCACGCGCCCCATCTTTCGGTCGAGGGTACGGGCGGCATCGATGAAGAGGCCCATGTCCCGCCGTAGATCGGGGGTGTCCGGGAAAGGCGCCGGCGGGTGCACGAAACGGGGATCGGTCGGCGCTTCCCCTTCGGGCTGCGGCGAGAAGCCCGCTCCCCTGCGATGGGTTTCTCCGAAGCCCACGTCCAGGAAGAACGGGCGGTCATGGGATTCCGACAGAAAGGACTCTGCGAGTTCCTCGGCGGGCGCCTTGTCGTCTCTGGCCTCCCGCGGCAGTATGCGGGACCAGCCCGCGTCGTCCAGGTTCTTCACGACGTGCTGGAATCCGGCCATCACCGTGTCGTATCCCGCCCTTCTCAGGGTGTGCATGATGAGCCGATCGGGATGGTGGATCGACCATCCCCGGTTGACCAGTCCGAACATGCCGCAACTGTGGGCCCACTGCCCGGTGAGCAGGGCCGCCCGGCTCGGAGAGCACGTCGGGTTCGCGCAGAAGGCCGACCTGAACAGGACCCCCTCTTCCGCGAGTTTCTGCAGGGCGGGCGTCGGAATGGCGTGGCCGTAAGGCTGTATGTACCGGCCGGTATCGTGGGAATGGATGTATACGATATTCATGGACTGAGGCTACGTTGCGTACGGTTTGCTACATGTTCTACATGCGTTTCGGCACCTCGATGCCGAGCAGGTCCAGCACCCTTTCCAGCACCCGCAGGGTAACCCCGGATACGGCGAGCCAGGAGGCCCGGCGGCCCACGTCTTCTTCGTTCAGGATGTGGTGGGTGTGGTAGAACCGGTTGTAGGCAGTGGCTAGCTGGAAGGCGTATTCGCACAGGTGATTCGGCGCCCGGGTTTCGAAAGCCAGGCCGACCACCGACGGCAACTCGGACAGCTTGAGGTCCAGGTCGCGTTCCGATTCGCTCTGGGGCGCCATGATCCTGCCCGGCTGAAGACCACGTTCGCCGGCCCGGCGCAGCACCGACTTGATCCGCACGGCGGCATAGAGTATGTAGGGACCCGTGCGGCCCTCGAAGGACGAAAAGCGGTCCAGGTCGAAGACGTAATCCTTGGTGCGGTGGTTCATCAGGTCGGCGTATTTCAGGGCGGCCACGCCCACGATACGGGCGATGTGCCCCTTCTCGTCATCGTCGTAATCCCGGACCGAATCAATGGTTTCGATCCGTGCCCGGGCGTGATCGGTCACCAGCTCGATCAGGTCCTTCAGCTTCATGACCCCGCCTTCACGGGTCTTGAAGGGCTTCCCGTCCTTCCCGTTCATGGTCCCGAAGCCGTTGTGCTCCAGCCGTGTCGATTCCGGCGCCACGCCCGTCTTGTAGGAAGCCTTGAAAACCTGCCTGAAGTGCTGCTGCTGCCGGTTGTCGACCACGTAGAGTATGTAGTCCGGCCGGAATTGCTCCACGCGCTGGTCGATGGTCGCCAGGTCGGTCGTGCCGTACAGCACCGCGCCATCGGTTTTCTCCAGCATCAGCGGAGGGATCGATTCTTTGTCTTCCGGGTCGTCGACTTCCACGACCAGGGCGCCCCGGCTTTCCCTCGCGTATCCTTCCGCCTTAAGGCGCGCTATCAGACCGTGAACGCGGTCCTGGGTATCGCTCTCTCCGAGCCACAGGTCGAAACGGATATTCAACAGCTCGTAGCTCTGCCGGAGGTCGTCGACGGACACATCACGGAAATGTTGCCACAACGCCTGGTAACCCGGGCGTCCGGCCTGGAGGTCCACCGTGACCTGCCGCGCGGCCTCGGCGAATTCCGAATCGATTTTTTCTCTTTCGCTGGCCTGCGGATACAACTCCTCCAGGTCACCGATGGTCACGGGGGACGCTTCCGGATATGGGCCAGAACATCCGGCATCGAAATAGGGGAGAT
The window above is part of the Gemmatimonadota bacterium genome. Proteins encoded here:
- a CDS encoding DUF5829 family protein, with amino-acid sequence MRPVYLNHLLIFLDTDTYHSIGASGFLNEHFACSEERTTHDQATGMSWTGRYYYGRDTYFEFMNPDRTSWAPRDALAFGIEQEGGSEELAGRLERELTRDITLFKRKRRFRGQDVPWFWTVDIPRKDGARLISWVMEYDPVFLNRWTPDLPPEKPDAGTAGIARSGFLTRYRSAIGDELPNRLFRDITSVTVTLPPDEADLLEAELGVYGYVATKLDSPVERSVDDATVLGQGITSGMAADRSESAPSATKQRVNFRGPDIDILVEWSARIGPTGAGADRTKPAATGSFGDGFGISAFAMKTQPVSVTTTHTFGPACRLTVDRTGKATWSFRPNAG
- a CDS encoding sulfatase; the encoded protein is MNIVYIHSHDTGRYIQPYGHAIPTPALQKLAEEGVLFRSAFCANPTCSPSRAALLTGQWAHSCGMFGLVNRGWSIHHPDRLIMHTLRRAGYDTVMAGFQHVVKNLDDAGWSRILPREARDDKAPAEELAESFLSESHDRPFFLDVGFGETHRRGAGFSPQPEGEAPTDPRFVHPPAPFPDTPDLRRDMGLFIDAARTLDRKMGRVLEAIDRYGRRDNTLVVCTTDHGIAFPMMKCHLTDHGMGVMLIMRGPAGYSGGKVVNGMVSQIDVFPTLCDLAGIERPHWLQGVSLDPLVQGESTEIREEVFAEVNYHAAYEPQRAVRTHRWKYIRRYGGRELPVMTNCDASITKSTLIEQGWRDRVVPRERLYDTVFDPTETNNLADRPESAGVLRDMRARLDRWMASTGDPLVDHEVVPPDAGGMLNSPADLSAADDPQYPV
- the argS gene encoding arginine--tRNA ligase, which gives rise to MGTLADKLTVVFSDAFASAGYDPGYGEVRVSDRPDLCQFQCNGALAAARQYRGNPRQIAQNVVDSISAADVFDDLSLAGPGFINIVLKDEFVAAHIQEVYEDERLGCKTVTAPGRILVDYGGPNVAKPLHVGHLRAAIIGESIVRICRFVGHEVIGDVHLGDWGLQMGLIIEGLRDRRPDLPYFDAGCSGPYPEASPVTIGDLEELYPQASEREKIDSEFAEAARQVTVDLQAGRPGYQALWQHFRDVSVDDLRQSYELLNIRFDLWLGESDTQDRVHGLIARLKAEGYARESRGALVVEVDDPEDKESIPPLMLEKTDGAVLYGTTDLATIDQRVEQFRPDYILYVVDNRQQQHFRQVFKASYKTGVAPESTRLEHNGFGTMNGKDGKPFKTREGGVMKLKDLIELVTDHARARIETIDSVRDYDDDEKGHIARIVGVAALKYADLMNHRTKDYVFDLDRFSSFEGRTGPYILYAAVRIKSVLRRAGERGLQPGRIMAPQSESERDLDLKLSELPSVVGLAFETRAPNHLCEYAFQLATAYNRFYHTHHILNEEDVGRRASWLAVSGVTLRVLERVLDLLGIEVPKRM